ATCCCGGTCCGCCGCCTCGTTCGATGCCACCCCGTCCGAGGGTACCACGACCCGCAGGTCGCGCATGTACGCGTCGTTGGCGGTGAACAGCACACACATGTCGGCAGCGAACCCGCCGATCACGAGCGCTCGGGTTCCCAGGTACCGCAGGAGCGTGTCCAGAGTGGTGGAGAAAAACGCCGAGTGCTTCGGCTTCAGTACGAAGTAGTCGCCCCCGTCGGGGCGGAGCCGCTCGACCAGTTCCCGGCCCTTGCAGCCCGGTTCCCGGCACCGTTCCACGACCGCGTTCAGGTCCGATCGCCAGCGACCGAAGTTGTCGTTGGCATAGACAACGGGGACGTTCGCCTCCCGCGCCCGGGCCTTGAGCCCGGCCAGCCGCTCCGCGGCGGGCGCCGCGTGGCGGAGCAGCCGGTCCGCTTCCGGGAAGTCGAACGGGTTGATCACGTCCACGAGCAGGAGCGCGACCGGGCACTCGTCCGGCGCGCTGCCGTGAAGGGTTCCACTGGCTCCGGACATGAAGTGCTCCCCCGGTCACGCTACCGGGCCGGCGGGGCGCCCGGACAGCGAGCTCGGGGCGTCCGGATGGGCGCCCGGGGCGACCCCGATACCCAGCCGCTCGATCAGTTCGCCGCCGAGCCACGCCGTCACCCCGCCGAGTAAGAGCCCGAGGAGCGCCAGCAAGAGGGCCAGGTCCGGGGGGTTGGGAACGTCCGGACGGCGGAAGTACCAGCTCGCCCCGAACAGACCCAGGACACCGATGCCGTTGCCCAGCCCGTGGGCGAGACCGATCCTTTTGGCGCGGGTACCCGGCGGGATGGTGAACCAGTCGACCCACCCGGGTACCGCGGCGACCAGCCCGCCGATCAAACCGGCCACGATCATCCAGTAGGCCACTACCGCCCACTGCGGGTCGCGGCCCCCGAAGTAGAACACACCGTCGAAGGCGACCGCGCCGACGAACGTGCCGAGCGGGACGACGATCAGCATCGGGTGCATCGCGTGGCCGAGCACCTTCGCCCGACTTTCGACCGTTGCCATAACGATTCTCACGGCGGTTGCGGCGCGACACCGGTTCAGGGCTTGAGGACGACCTTGATGCACCCGTCCCGTTTGTCGCGGAACGTCTCGTAGGCGGCCGGGCCGTCTTCCAGTTTGAGCGTGTGGGTGATGACGAACGACGGGTCGATCTCGCGGGCCCGGATCTTCTCCAGGAGCGGCTTCATGTACTTCTGCGTGTGGGTCTGGCCGGTCTTCATGGTCAGCCCCTTGTTCATGAACGCCCCGAACGGGATCTTGTCCGGGAACCCGACGTACACCCCGGGCACCGAGACCGTGCCCGCCTTGCGACAGCACATGATCGCCTCGCGGAGCGCGTGCGCCCGGTCCGTGCCCGCGCCGACCAGGGTCTTGGCCTTATCGAGGAGCGCGTCGGTGTACCCCGCGTAGTGGGCCTCGCACCCGACCGCCTCGATGCACCGGTCCGGGCCGCGCCCCCGGGTCATCTCCTGGAGCCGGTCGTAGACGGTCACCTCGTCGAAATTGATGACCTCGGCCCCTCCGTCCCGGGCCATCTTGAGGCGCTCGGGTACCCGGTCGATGGCGATCACCCGACCGGCCCCGAGCATCCACGCGCTGCGGATACAGAACTGCCCGACCGGGCCGCACCCCCACACCGCGACCGTGTCGCCCGGCTCGATCTGCGCGTT
This region of Gemmata massiliana genomic DNA includes:
- a CDS encoding cysteine hydrolase family protein; protein product: MSGASGTLHGSAPDECPVALLLVDVINPFDFPEADRLLRHAAPAAERLAGLKARAREANVPVVYANDNFGRWRSDLNAVVERCREPGCKGRELVERLRPDGGDYFVLKPKHSAFFSTTLDTLLRYLGTRALVIGGFAADMCVLFTANDAYMRDLRVVVPSDGVASNEAADRDSALALMRRVLKAGTPGATEIDFRALATG
- a CDS encoding DUF2231 domain-containing protein; the encoded protein is MATVESRAKVLGHAMHPMLIVVPLGTFVGAVAFDGVFYFGGRDPQWAVVAYWMIVAGLIGGLVAAVPGWVDWFTIPPGTRAKRIGLAHGLGNGIGVLGLFGASWYFRRPDVPNPPDLALLLALLGLLLGGVTAWLGGELIERLGIGVAPGAHPDAPSSLSGRPAGPVA
- a CDS encoding zinc-dependent alcohol dehydrogenase, with the translated sequence MKAIVWHGKGDVRCDTAPDPKIQEPTDVIIKVTSTCICGSDLHLYDHYMPTMRAGDILGHEPMGEVVEVGRSVTEFKKGDRIVVPFDIACGECWFCQKQFYSCCDTTNPNAGLAAEAMGHAPAGLYGYSHLTGGYPGGQAGFLRVVKAGANALKIPDGMPDEQVVFLSDIFPTGYMAAENAQIEPGDTVAVWGCGPVGQFCIRSAWMLGAGRVIAIDRVPERLKMARDGGAEVINFDEVTVYDRLQEMTRGRGPDRCIEAVGCEAHYAGYTDALLDKAKTLVGAGTDRAHALREAIMCCRKAGTVSVPGVYVGFPDKIPFGAFMNKGLTMKTGQTHTQKYMKPLLEKIRAREIDPSFVITHTLKLEDGPAAYETFRDKRDGCIKVVLKP